The following are encoded together in the Lagopus muta isolate bLagMut1 chromosome Z, bLagMut1 primary, whole genome shotgun sequence genome:
- the FSD1L gene encoding FSD1-like protein isoform X4, which yields MEEQKETLQRIISTLANKNDEIHNFIGMLNQTIQNVQINSSNVISELDDEFDALYSVLDEMKGSMASTIQQEQARKIQALQNQLSQCSSALESSEELLELAAQSLDIKDPVKFSEAARQIKDRVTMASAFRISLKPEVSDSMTHLMVDFTRERHALQAVKFLPVPKAPVIDLAACLVIDNCITVSWRMPEEDNKVNHFVLEYRKTNFDGLARVKDEQSWELIDYIKATEYVLSGLKFDTKYINVRVRACNKAVAGEYSDPVTLETKAFVFDLDNTSSHVNLKVEDSYVEWEPTGGKGQEKVKGKENKSSGASPKKTSIGGKAMVKGSRDRFAGESYTVLGNNAIESGQHYWEVRAQKDCKSYSVGVAYKTLGKYDQLGKTNVSWCVHVNNWMQNTFAAKHNNKTKTLDIPAPDRLGVYCNFDGGQLTFYNAISKVPLHTFRMKFTQPLLPAFMIWCGGLAVSTGLQVPSVFTALQKNENGLSRSTSNLNNIAQ from the exons ATGGAGGAGCAAAAA GAGACTCTGCAAAGGATCATCTCTACTCTCGCAAACAAGAATGATGAAATTCACAACTTCATTGGCATGCTGAACCAAACAATACAAAATGTTCAG ATAAATTCTTCTAATGTGATTAGTGAATTGGATGATGAATTTGATGCTCTGTATTCTGTATTGGATGAGATGAAGGGGAGTATGGCTAGCACTATTCAGCAGGAACAGGCTCGTAAAATTCAAGCTCTTCAG aatcagCTTAGCCAGTGTAGTAGTGCCCTGGAGAGttctgaagagctgctggaACTTGCTGCGCAGTCGCTGGACATAAAGGACCCTGTGAAATTCTCAGAG GCTGCCAGACAGATCAAAGATAG AGTCACAATGGCTTCAGCATTTCGCATCTCTCTGAAACCAGAGGTCAGTGACAGTATGACTCACTTGATGGTGGACTTCACCCGCGAAAGGCATGCACTCCAGGCTGTTAAGTTTTTGCCAG ttcCTAAAGCTCCAGTGATTGATTTGGCAGCATGTCTAGTCATTGATAACTGTATAACAGTATCATGGAGAATGCCTGAAGAAGACAACAAAGTTAATCACTTTGTACTGGAATATAGGAAAACCAACTTTGATGGGCTTGCTCGTGTAAAAGATGAACAGTCTTGGGAACTGATAGACTATATTAAAGCTACTGAATATGTATTATCAG GTCTAAAATTTGATACAAAATATATCAACGTTAGAGTACGAGCTTGCAACAAAGCTGTAGCAGGGGAATACTCAGATCCTGTGACTCTGGaaacaaaag CATTTGTGTTTGATTTGGACAATACTTCATCTCATGTGAACTTAAAAGTTGAAGATTCCTATGTTGAATGGGAACCTACTGGAGGTAAAGGCCAAGAAAaagtaaaagggaaagaaaataaaagcag TGGTGCATCTCCAAAGAAGACATCTATTGGTGGAAAGGCCATGGTGAAGGGCAGCAGAGATCGTTTTGCTGGTGAATCGTACACCGTGTTAG gaaacaATGCTATTGAAAGTGGGCAGCACTACTGGGAAGTGAGAGCACAGAAGGACTGCAAATCCTACAGTGTGGGTGTGGCATATAAAACTCTGGGGAAGTACGATCAGCTGGGAAAGACTAACGTAAGCTGGTGCGTCCATGTCAACAACTGGATGCAAAACACATTTGCAGCAAAACACAATAATAAGACCAAGACACTGGATATACCTGCTCCAGACAGATTAGGAGTATACTGCAACTTTGATGGAG GTCAGCTCACGTTTTACAATGCAATCTCAAAGGTGCCACTACATACCTTCAGAATGAAATTTACACAGCCGTTGTTACCAGCCTTCATG atcTGGTGTGGTGGTCTTGCAGTAAGTACTGGTTTGCAGGTGCCAAGTGTTTTCACTGCACTCCAGAAAAACGAAAATGGATTAAGCAGATCAACTAGTAATCTAAATAATATTGCTCAGTAA
- the FSD1L gene encoding FSD1-like protein isoform X2, whose amino-acid sequence MEEQKETLQRIISTLANKNDEIHNFIGMLNQTIQNVQINSSNVISELDDEFDALYSVLDEMKGSMASTIQQEQARKIQALQNQLSQCSSALESSEELLELAAQSLDIKDPVKFSEAARQIKDRVTMASAFRISLKPEVSDSMTHLMVDFTRERHALQAVKFLPVPKAPVIDLAACLVIDNCITVSWRMPEEDNKVNHFVLEYRKTNFDGLARVKDEQSWELIDYIKATEYVLSGLKFDTKYINVRVRACNKAVAGEYSDPVTLETKAFVFDLDNTSSHVNLKVEDSYVEWEPTGGKGQEKVKGKENKSSGQNTVLKSSKSGASPKKTSIGGKAMVKGSRDRFAGESYTVLGNNAIESGQHYWEVRAQKDCKSYSVGVAYKTLGKYDQLGKTNVSWCVHVNNWMQNTFAAKHNNKTKTLDIPAPDRLGVYCNFDGGQLTFYNAISKVPLHTFRMKFTQPLLPAFMIWCGGLAVSTGLQVPSVFTALQKNENGLSRSTSNLNNIAQ is encoded by the exons ATGGAGGAGCAAAAA GAGACTCTGCAAAGGATCATCTCTACTCTCGCAAACAAGAATGATGAAATTCACAACTTCATTGGCATGCTGAACCAAACAATACAAAATGTTCAG ATAAATTCTTCTAATGTGATTAGTGAATTGGATGATGAATTTGATGCTCTGTATTCTGTATTGGATGAGATGAAGGGGAGTATGGCTAGCACTATTCAGCAGGAACAGGCTCGTAAAATTCAAGCTCTTCAG aatcagCTTAGCCAGTGTAGTAGTGCCCTGGAGAGttctgaagagctgctggaACTTGCTGCGCAGTCGCTGGACATAAAGGACCCTGTGAAATTCTCAGAG GCTGCCAGACAGATCAAAGATAG AGTCACAATGGCTTCAGCATTTCGCATCTCTCTGAAACCAGAGGTCAGTGACAGTATGACTCACTTGATGGTGGACTTCACCCGCGAAAGGCATGCACTCCAGGCTGTTAAGTTTTTGCCAG ttcCTAAAGCTCCAGTGATTGATTTGGCAGCATGTCTAGTCATTGATAACTGTATAACAGTATCATGGAGAATGCCTGAAGAAGACAACAAAGTTAATCACTTTGTACTGGAATATAGGAAAACCAACTTTGATGGGCTTGCTCGTGTAAAAGATGAACAGTCTTGGGAACTGATAGACTATATTAAAGCTACTGAATATGTATTATCAG GTCTAAAATTTGATACAAAATATATCAACGTTAGAGTACGAGCTTGCAACAAAGCTGTAGCAGGGGAATACTCAGATCCTGTGACTCTGGaaacaaaag CATTTGTGTTTGATTTGGACAATACTTCATCTCATGTGAACTTAAAAGTTGAAGATTCCTATGTTGAATGGGAACCTACTGGAGGTAAAGGCCAAGAAAaagtaaaagggaaagaaaataaaagcag TGGCCAGAATACTGTGCTGAAGAGCAGTAAAAG TGGTGCATCTCCAAAGAAGACATCTATTGGTGGAAAGGCCATGGTGAAGGGCAGCAGAGATCGTTTTGCTGGTGAATCGTACACCGTGTTAG gaaacaATGCTATTGAAAGTGGGCAGCACTACTGGGAAGTGAGAGCACAGAAGGACTGCAAATCCTACAGTGTGGGTGTGGCATATAAAACTCTGGGGAAGTACGATCAGCTGGGAAAGACTAACGTAAGCTGGTGCGTCCATGTCAACAACTGGATGCAAAACACATTTGCAGCAAAACACAATAATAAGACCAAGACACTGGATATACCTGCTCCAGACAGATTAGGAGTATACTGCAACTTTGATGGAG GTCAGCTCACGTTTTACAATGCAATCTCAAAGGTGCCACTACATACCTTCAGAATGAAATTTACACAGCCGTTGTTACCAGCCTTCATG atcTGGTGTGGTGGTCTTGCAGTAAGTACTGGTTTGCAGGTGCCAAGTGTTTTCACTGCACTCCAGAAAAACGAAAATGGATTAAGCAGATCAACTAGTAATCTAAATAATATTGCTCAGTAA
- the FSD1L gene encoding FSD1-like protein isoform X1, with product MEEQKETLQRIISTLANKNDEIHNFIGMLNQTIQNVQINSSNVISELDDEFDALYSVLDEMKGSMASTIQQEQARKIQALQNQLSQCSSALESSEELLELAAQSLDIKDPVKFSEAARQIKDRVTMASAFRISLKPEVSDSMTHLMVDFTRERHALQAVKFLPVPKAPVIDLAACLVIDNCITVSWRMPEEDNKVNHFVLEYRKTNFDGLARVKDEQSWELIDYIKATEYVLSGLKFDTKYINVRVRACNKAVAGEYSDPVTLETKAFVFDLDNTSSHVNLKVEDSYVEWEPTGGKGQEKVKGKENKSSGQNTVLKSSKRSGASPKKTSIGGKAMVKGSRDRFAGESYTVLGNNAIESGQHYWEVRAQKDCKSYSVGVAYKTLGKYDQLGKTNVSWCVHVNNWMQNTFAAKHNNKTKTLDIPAPDRLGVYCNFDGGQLTFYNAISKVPLHTFRMKFTQPLLPAFMIWCGGLAVSTGLQVPSVFTALQKNENGLSRSTSNLNNIAQ from the exons ATGGAGGAGCAAAAA GAGACTCTGCAAAGGATCATCTCTACTCTCGCAAACAAGAATGATGAAATTCACAACTTCATTGGCATGCTGAACCAAACAATACAAAATGTTCAG ATAAATTCTTCTAATGTGATTAGTGAATTGGATGATGAATTTGATGCTCTGTATTCTGTATTGGATGAGATGAAGGGGAGTATGGCTAGCACTATTCAGCAGGAACAGGCTCGTAAAATTCAAGCTCTTCAG aatcagCTTAGCCAGTGTAGTAGTGCCCTGGAGAGttctgaagagctgctggaACTTGCTGCGCAGTCGCTGGACATAAAGGACCCTGTGAAATTCTCAGAG GCTGCCAGACAGATCAAAGATAG AGTCACAATGGCTTCAGCATTTCGCATCTCTCTGAAACCAGAGGTCAGTGACAGTATGACTCACTTGATGGTGGACTTCACCCGCGAAAGGCATGCACTCCAGGCTGTTAAGTTTTTGCCAG ttcCTAAAGCTCCAGTGATTGATTTGGCAGCATGTCTAGTCATTGATAACTGTATAACAGTATCATGGAGAATGCCTGAAGAAGACAACAAAGTTAATCACTTTGTACTGGAATATAGGAAAACCAACTTTGATGGGCTTGCTCGTGTAAAAGATGAACAGTCTTGGGAACTGATAGACTATATTAAAGCTACTGAATATGTATTATCAG GTCTAAAATTTGATACAAAATATATCAACGTTAGAGTACGAGCTTGCAACAAAGCTGTAGCAGGGGAATACTCAGATCCTGTGACTCTGGaaacaaaag CATTTGTGTTTGATTTGGACAATACTTCATCTCATGTGAACTTAAAAGTTGAAGATTCCTATGTTGAATGGGAACCTACTGGAGGTAAAGGCCAAGAAAaagtaaaagggaaagaaaataaaagcag TGGCCAGAATACTGTGCTGAAGAGCAGTAAAAG AAGTGGTGCATCTCCAAAGAAGACATCTATTGGTGGAAAGGCCATGGTGAAGGGCAGCAGAGATCGTTTTGCTGGTGAATCGTACACCGTGTTAG gaaacaATGCTATTGAAAGTGGGCAGCACTACTGGGAAGTGAGAGCACAGAAGGACTGCAAATCCTACAGTGTGGGTGTGGCATATAAAACTCTGGGGAAGTACGATCAGCTGGGAAAGACTAACGTAAGCTGGTGCGTCCATGTCAACAACTGGATGCAAAACACATTTGCAGCAAAACACAATAATAAGACCAAGACACTGGATATACCTGCTCCAGACAGATTAGGAGTATACTGCAACTTTGATGGAG GTCAGCTCACGTTTTACAATGCAATCTCAAAGGTGCCACTACATACCTTCAGAATGAAATTTACACAGCCGTTGTTACCAGCCTTCATG atcTGGTGTGGTGGTCTTGCAGTAAGTACTGGTTTGCAGGTGCCAAGTGTTTTCACTGCACTCCAGAAAAACGAAAATGGATTAAGCAGATCAACTAGTAATCTAAATAATATTGCTCAGTAA
- the FSD1L gene encoding FSD1-like protein isoform X3: protein MEEQKETLQRIISTLANKNDEIHNFIGMLNQTIQNVQINSSNVISELDDEFDALYSVLDEMKGSMASTIQQEQARKIQALQNQLSQCSSALESSEELLELAAQSLDIKDPVKFSEAARQIKDRVTMASAFRISLKPEVSDSMTHLMVDFTRERHALQAVKFLPVPKAPVIDLAACLVIDNCITVSWRMPEEDNKVNHFVLEYRKTNFDGLARVKDEQSWELIDYIKATEYVLSGLKFDTKYINVRVRACNKAVAGEYSDPVTLETKAFVFDLDNTSSHVNLKVEDSYVEWEPTGGKGQEKVKGKENKSRSGASPKKTSIGGKAMVKGSRDRFAGESYTVLGNNAIESGQHYWEVRAQKDCKSYSVGVAYKTLGKYDQLGKTNVSWCVHVNNWMQNTFAAKHNNKTKTLDIPAPDRLGVYCNFDGGQLTFYNAISKVPLHTFRMKFTQPLLPAFMIWCGGLAVSTGLQVPSVFTALQKNENGLSRSTSNLNNIAQ, encoded by the exons ATGGAGGAGCAAAAA GAGACTCTGCAAAGGATCATCTCTACTCTCGCAAACAAGAATGATGAAATTCACAACTTCATTGGCATGCTGAACCAAACAATACAAAATGTTCAG ATAAATTCTTCTAATGTGATTAGTGAATTGGATGATGAATTTGATGCTCTGTATTCTGTATTGGATGAGATGAAGGGGAGTATGGCTAGCACTATTCAGCAGGAACAGGCTCGTAAAATTCAAGCTCTTCAG aatcagCTTAGCCAGTGTAGTAGTGCCCTGGAGAGttctgaagagctgctggaACTTGCTGCGCAGTCGCTGGACATAAAGGACCCTGTGAAATTCTCAGAG GCTGCCAGACAGATCAAAGATAG AGTCACAATGGCTTCAGCATTTCGCATCTCTCTGAAACCAGAGGTCAGTGACAGTATGACTCACTTGATGGTGGACTTCACCCGCGAAAGGCATGCACTCCAGGCTGTTAAGTTTTTGCCAG ttcCTAAAGCTCCAGTGATTGATTTGGCAGCATGTCTAGTCATTGATAACTGTATAACAGTATCATGGAGAATGCCTGAAGAAGACAACAAAGTTAATCACTTTGTACTGGAATATAGGAAAACCAACTTTGATGGGCTTGCTCGTGTAAAAGATGAACAGTCTTGGGAACTGATAGACTATATTAAAGCTACTGAATATGTATTATCAG GTCTAAAATTTGATACAAAATATATCAACGTTAGAGTACGAGCTTGCAACAAAGCTGTAGCAGGGGAATACTCAGATCCTGTGACTCTGGaaacaaaag CATTTGTGTTTGATTTGGACAATACTTCATCTCATGTGAACTTAAAAGTTGAAGATTCCTATGTTGAATGGGAACCTACTGGAGGTAAAGGCCAAGAAAaagtaaaagggaaagaaaataaaagcag AAGTGGTGCATCTCCAAAGAAGACATCTATTGGTGGAAAGGCCATGGTGAAGGGCAGCAGAGATCGTTTTGCTGGTGAATCGTACACCGTGTTAG gaaacaATGCTATTGAAAGTGGGCAGCACTACTGGGAAGTGAGAGCACAGAAGGACTGCAAATCCTACAGTGTGGGTGTGGCATATAAAACTCTGGGGAAGTACGATCAGCTGGGAAAGACTAACGTAAGCTGGTGCGTCCATGTCAACAACTGGATGCAAAACACATTTGCAGCAAAACACAATAATAAGACCAAGACACTGGATATACCTGCTCCAGACAGATTAGGAGTATACTGCAACTTTGATGGAG GTCAGCTCACGTTTTACAATGCAATCTCAAAGGTGCCACTACATACCTTCAGAATGAAATTTACACAGCCGTTGTTACCAGCCTTCATG atcTGGTGTGGTGGTCTTGCAGTAAGTACTGGTTTGCAGGTGCCAAGTGTTTTCACTGCACTCCAGAAAAACGAAAATGGATTAAGCAGATCAACTAGTAATCTAAATAATATTGCTCAGTAA